Within the Planifilum fulgidum genome, the region CTCACCAACCAGCTAATGCGCCGCGGGCCCATCCGCAAGTGGCAGCTTGACGCCGCCTTTCCACTCCGGATCATGCGATCCGGAGTCTTATCCGGTATTAGCCCCGGTTTCCCGGAGTTATCCCGGTCTTGCGGGCAGGTTACCCACGTGTTACTCACCCGTTCGCCGCTGGGTCTTAAAGGGCAAGCCCTTCAAGACCCCGCACGACTTGCATGTATTAGGCACGCCGCCAGCGTTCGTCCTGAGCCAGGATCAAACTCTCCTGGAAAGTTTGATATGACTCAAAGGAACCACGGGTCCTTTTCGCTCTTCAGTTTTCAAGGAACGCCTTCTTTTTTGTTCCGCCGCCTCTCGCGGCGACGGATTTTATCTTATCACGGCTTGCGCCGTTTGTCAACCACATTTTTTCGGAGGCTTCACCGGAATTTTTTCCTCGCCTCCCGCGCCGGAGGATTCAGTTCCTTCGGCGACGACAGCCATTAATATATCACGGTCTTGATTCCTTGTCAACACGGAAATGTTTCCCTTTTTTGCGGCGTCCGTTCTCCGGGGGAGGCGGCAACGGAGGCAAATGGACAAACCTGCGCGAATAAACTCTGGACAAAGGAGGGAGGTCGCCCATGCGGATCCGCCGGCGGTTCCCCGCAAGGTCCACCAATCCCTTTCGATGGGGATTATATGCCGTTTTGCTCCTCTTTTTTCTCTCCCTGCCCTTTTTGTACTCCGTCGAAAACCGGGTGGAAAGAAAGCTTCTGGACATCGCCCGCTCCGAGGTGAAAAACATCGCCCAATCCGCCGTGAATAAGGCCGTTGAGGAAGTAAGGCGGAACTACGCCAGGGATTTGAACCATTCCCTGATGCTCACGAAGGATGAACGGGGGCACATTCAGTCGGTTCAGGTCAATCAGGAAGTGCAGGCCAGGTTGTACGAGACGCTGACGAAAACCGTTCAGCGGGAACTGAAAAAGGCGTCCCGGCAAAAAAGCGTCGAAATCCCCTTGGGCGCCGTCTTCGACAGCAAGCTCTTCGCGGACATGGGACCCAACATCCCGCTGAAATATTGGCCCAAGGGGTCCACCCACATCGAAATGGAAGGAACCATGGAAAGCGGGGGAATCAACATGGTGATGATCAAGCTGAACGTCCGGATCACCAACGAAATGGTGATCCTCCTCCCGAAAAACGAAAGCACGATCCGGACCCGGCACAGCTATCCGTTGGGACAGCTGACGATCGTGGGGGAAGTCCCCGAGTTCTACATGGGCGGTCAGGGAACGAAAGCCCCCATACCGGTGATCCCCACCCAATAAAAAAGCGGCATGAAAGCCGACGATTGAGGGGGTGGTCCTCCATTTTCAAGGGATCATCCCCCCAGGAAAAAGAGTTTGACCAACACCAGATACAAAAGGCCCGGCAATCCCAGAACGCCGGTGATAAAGGCGGTGACCGGATTGATCGGAATCCGGAACTGCACCAACTCTCCGGCCAGGTTGAGTAAAAACAAAGCCAACGCGCCCACGGCGGTGTAGATGATCCCGTACCAGATCCATTTCAAGGGGCGAATCACCGAACGGCTCAATATCATGAAAAGGACGAGCCCCCCTCCGGCAGCCCACCCCCACCATCCGATATCCAACGCCCTTCAACCCCCTTTGCCATCCGTTACTGGTACAAGCTTATGAGGGGGGTGGACGGGTTATTCCCCTTCGTTTTTCTTTTCCTCTTCCTTCCTTTGCAGCCGGTCCGCGATCTCCCGCATCGGACGCATCCAGTTTTGTCTCATGACGCGGGCGGCCGTTTCCCTGTCCCTTCTCTCGAGGGCTTCGATGATCATGGCGTGTTCCTCGATGGACCGGGCGGGAGAGATCACCATCTTTCGCAGGAAGACGTACTTGAAGCGGCGCACATGCATTTGAAGGGTGGTGATAAAGGAAGTCAAATAGGGATTGTCCGCCGCTTCGAGGATGGTCTGGTGAAACTGCTCATCCAGGATGAGGGCTTCGTAAAAGGCCTTGTTCCCGAGCGCCTCGGCAAACTTTTCGTTGGTGAGGCGAAGGGAGCGGATGTCCTCCGCCGTCACCCGTTCGGCCGCCATTTCCGCGGCGGTGGCATCCAGGGCGGCCAAGGGCGGATAGATTCTGAACACATCCTCCCGCCGGATGGGCGTCACCTTCGTCGCCGATCCGGGATGCATCTCGACGAACCCCTGCATTTCCAGAATCTGAAGCGCTTCCCGGACCGGAGTCCGGCTCATTCCCAGGACCTCGGCCAACTCGCCGTCCAATATTTTTTCGCCGGGACGCAGCGTGCCCTCGATGATCCACCGCTGAATCTGCTCCAGGGCCCGCTGTTTGGCCGAGATTCGCTCCATCTTGGGGACGTCCCTCGGTATCGGCATCGGGTGCCTTTCCCTCCCTTGTATTCAAAATCGAAATGCGATATATTGCATATAAGTTCGACGGTTGGGAATGATTTGGACAAATTTGGGCAAATCCGGCCCGGAGGGGGAACCGCCAATGGGGTGGAAAGATCTTGTCCGGCTCATGCTCCTCGCCTCCC harbors:
- the yunB gene encoding sporulation protein YunB; the protein is MRIRRRFPARSTNPFRWGLYAVLLLFFLSLPFLYSVENRVERKLLDIARSEVKNIAQSAVNKAVEEVRRNYARDLNHSLMLTKDERGHIQSVQVNQEVQARLYETLTKTVQRELKKASRQKSVEIPLGAVFDSKLFADMGPNIPLKYWPKGSTHIEMEGTMESGGINMVMIKLNVRITNEMVILLPKNESTIRTRHSYPLGQLTIVGEVPEFYMGGQGTKAPIPVIPTQ
- a CDS encoding pro-sigmaK processing inhibitor BofA family protein, whose protein sequence is MDIGWWGWAAGGGLVLFMILSRSVIRPLKWIWYGIIYTAVGALALFLLNLAGELVQFRIPINPVTAFITGVLGLPGLLYLVLVKLFFLGG
- a CDS encoding GntR family transcriptional regulator, whose translation is MPIPRDVPKMERISAKQRALEQIQRWIIEGTLRPGEKILDGELAEVLGMSRTPVREALQILEMQGFVEMHPGSATKVTPIRREDVFRIYPPLAALDATAAEMAAERVTAEDIRSLRLTNEKFAEALGNKAFYEALILDEQFHQTILEAADNPYLTSFITTLQMHVRRFKYVFLRKMVISPARSIEEHAMIIEALERRDRETAARVMRQNWMRPMREIADRLQRKEEEKKNEGE